One genomic window of Cyprinus carpio isolate SPL01 chromosome A23, ASM1834038v1, whole genome shotgun sequence includes the following:
- the LOC109084992 gene encoding nuclear ubiquitous casein and cyclin-dependent kinase substrate 1-like isoform X1, whose translation MARPSRNKRVVDYAQFQESDDADEEYGRESARPEKTSVKRSDDSRIKDRKKDFSDDDNDYGEDEEEEDDGGDSDFDAKEASRGRQATAKRKRPADDSDDDGKVVRKKGRQVRQAATKAASKQREILLGDGGSEDEEEKKEEEEDDSDVYTGEDSGSDEDFTVEDDDDDSDYGRPKRKNSKMSRRSKDKKSPKPKIRASATRGPKKRRGKRQTKVKRVVKKASPKAEDEDIESNKEEEEEDEAQEENRKESPAPKKTQDDESGAEGEENTDNGEKEEEEEKEKENEKEEKDDVSEEEAPSGED comes from the exons GAATAAAAGGGTTGTTGACTATGCACAGTTCCAGGAGTCTGACGATGCAG ATGAAGAATACGGAAGAGAATCGGCTCGACCTGAGAAAACCTCTGTAAAACGCAG TGATGATTCTCGAATCAAGGACCGCAAGA AGGATTTCAGTGATGATGACAATGACTATggggaggatgaggaagaggaggatgatggtgGTGACAGTGATTTTGATGCTAAAGAGGCCAGCAGGGGGAGACAGGCAACAGCTAAACGAAAAAGGCCTGCAG ATGACAGTGATGATGATGGTAAGGTTGTGAGGAAGAAGGGCCGGCAGGTGCGCCAGGCTGCCACTAAAGCTGCATCTAAACAGAGGGAGATTCTTCTTGGGGACGGAGGaagtgaggatgaggaggaaaagaaagaggaggaggaagatgacagTGACGTTTACACTGGGG AAGATTCAGGCAGTGATGAAGACTTCACGGTTGAGGATGACGATGATGACAGCGATTATGGCCGACCCAAACGGAAGAACTCAAAAATGAGCAGGAGAAGCAAAGACAAGAAATCCCCAAAACCCAAGATAAGGGCTTCAG CGACCCGAGGGCCCAAGAAGAGGAGAGGAAAACGTCAGACGAAGGTGAAGAGAGTTGTGAAGAAGGCCTCACCTAAAGCCGAAGATGAAGATATCGAGAGCaacaaggaggaggaggaagaggacgagGCACAAGAGGAAAACAGAAAGGAGTCGCCCGCCCCCAAGAAGACGCAGGATGACGAAAGCGGCGCCGAAGGAGAGGAAAACACTGATAACGgagaaaaggaggaggaggaggagaaggaaaagGAGAATGAGAAAGAGGAAAAGGACGATGTTTCTGAGGAGGAAGCTCCATCAGGTGAAGACTGA
- the LOC109084992 gene encoding nuclear ubiquitous casein and cyclin-dependent kinase substrate 1-like isoform X2 — MARPSRNKRVVDYAQFQESDDADEEYGRESARPEKTSVKRSDDSRIKDRKKDFSDDDNDYGEDEEEEDDGGDSDFDAKEASRGRQATAKRKRPADDSDDDGKVVRKKGRQVRQAATKAASKQREILLGDGGSEDEEEKKEEEEDDSDVYTGDSGSDEDFTVEDDDDDSDYGRPKRKNSKMSRRSKDKKSPKPKIRASATRGPKKRRGKRQTKVKRVVKKASPKAEDEDIESNKEEEEEDEAQEENRKESPAPKKTQDDESGAEGEENTDNGEKEEEEEKEKENEKEEKDDVSEEEAPSGED, encoded by the exons GAATAAAAGGGTTGTTGACTATGCACAGTTCCAGGAGTCTGACGATGCAG ATGAAGAATACGGAAGAGAATCGGCTCGACCTGAGAAAACCTCTGTAAAACGCAG TGATGATTCTCGAATCAAGGACCGCAAGA AGGATTTCAGTGATGATGACAATGACTATggggaggatgaggaagaggaggatgatggtgGTGACAGTGATTTTGATGCTAAAGAGGCCAGCAGGGGGAGACAGGCAACAGCTAAACGAAAAAGGCCTGCAG ATGACAGTGATGATGATGGTAAGGTTGTGAGGAAGAAGGGCCGGCAGGTGCGCCAGGCTGCCACTAAAGCTGCATCTAAACAGAGGGAGATTCTTCTTGGGGACGGAGGaagtgaggatgaggaggaaaagaaagaggaggaggaagatgacagTGACGTTTACACTGGGG ATTCAGGCAGTGATGAAGACTTCACGGTTGAGGATGACGATGATGACAGCGATTATGGCCGACCCAAACGGAAGAACTCAAAAATGAGCAGGAGAAGCAAAGACAAGAAATCCCCAAAACCCAAGATAAGGGCTTCAG CGACCCGAGGGCCCAAGAAGAGGAGAGGAAAACGTCAGACGAAGGTGAAGAGAGTTGTGAAGAAGGCCTCACCTAAAGCCGAAGATGAAGATATCGAGAGCaacaaggaggaggaggaagaggacgagGCACAAGAGGAAAACAGAAAGGAGTCGCCCGCCCCCAAGAAGACGCAGGATGACGAAAGCGGCGCCGAAGGAGAGGAAAACACTGATAACGgagaaaaggaggaggaggaggagaaggaaaagGAGAATGAGAAAGAGGAAAAGGACGATGTTTCTGAGGAGGAAGCTCCATCAGGTGAAGACTGA
- the LOC122135150 gene encoding major facilitator superfamily domain-containing protein 4B-like, which translates to MGFDISNKALGLLRALIALFFSSLIISVIFAIIPLCYNVLLLAVAMAVSGLAMGIIDTIANIQLVSIYKKDSAIFLQALHFFIGLGVLVSPLIADPFISEHCLGSNSTENATEVIHHFRSSFRSPVIHTENSPHSEPVEEKARCATTVLVTTAGMGEMTLQVLVGSVST; encoded by the exons ATGGGTTTTGATATTTCAAACAAAGCCTTAGG GTTGTTAAGGGCCCTCATCGCTCTCTTCTTCTCCTCCCTCATCATCTCTGTGATTTTTGCTATCATCCCACTTTGCTATAATGTGCTGCTGCTGGCGGTTGCTATGGCAGTGTCAGGCCTGGCGATGGGCATCATAGACACTATTGCAAACATCCAACTGGTGTCCATTTATAAGAAAGACTCCGCTATCTTTCTACAG GCACTGCACTTCTTCATTGGGCTCGGTGTTCTGGTGAGCCCCCTGATTGCAGACCCTTTCATATCAGAGCACTGCCTGGGCAGTAATAGCACAGAAAATGCCACAGAGGTAATTCATCACTTCAGATCCAGCTTCAGGTCACCTGTAATCCACACTGAAAATTCCCCACACTCAGAGCCGGTGGAGGAGAAGGCCA GATGTGCAACAACAGTCTTAGTGACAACTGCTGGAATGGGTGAGATGACGTTGCAGGTGTTGGTTGGATCAGTAAGTACTTAG